Proteins from a single region of Gasterosteus aculeatus chromosome Y, fGasAcu3.hap1.1, whole genome shotgun sequence:
- the LOC120812307 gene encoding zinc finger protein 143-like isoform X2, with product MATSSPRTLSGSGAVVFLPKSTTISLVLATFRSSSRSMLLAQINRDSQGMAEFHDAAGQPLTLRLTEAVSVSDGDQMESMDTVSLQAVTLADGSTAYIQQNSKSAFSDGQVMDGQVIQLEDGSAAYIQHVSMPKGVLGGDSLQLEDGQAVQLEDGTTAYIHTPKDAYDQSGLQEVQLEDGSTAYIQHTVHMPQSSTILAIQADSTIADLQAEAMAIDPETISVLEQYTTKVENIENPLGSFSRLEADNGVHMRIVLQGQDNRLGRSSNVGEKSFRCDYESCGKLYTTAHHLKVHERSHTGDKPYVCDYSSCGKKFATGYGLKSHSRTHTGEKPYRCQELNCCKSFKTSGDLQKHTRTHTGEKPFKCPMDGCGRSFTTSNIRKVHIRTHTGERPYYCAEPSCGRSFASATNYKNHMRIHTGEKPYVCTVPGCEKRFTEYSSLYKHHVVHTPCKPYNCNYCGKTYKQISTLAMHKRTAHNDTEPIEEEQEAYFEPPIDTIDDPNASYTTSVVEADDSGSEQVPVEGSDMICQQHVALVMQEDRTQQQVSISEADLQAVGGTITMLTQEGTTITIPAHELTMHGGHSVTMVTTLGPDEQVAIMTPDMAAFQTVEEAGYSQEQDDIHPVTLLATSNGTHIAVQLFRRRRRRRRRRRRKTTGNVCHVV from the exons atggccacctcctctcccagaaccctcagcggtagcggagctgtcgtcttcctcccgaagtcgaccaccatctctctggtcttggccacgttcaggagcag cagcagaagcatGCTCTTGGCCCAGATAAACCGGGACTCCCAGGGAATGGCAGAGTTTCACGATGCAGCCGGGCAGCCGCTCACCCTCCGCCTGACAGAGGCTGTGAGCGTGTCAG ATGGCGATCAGATGGAGAGCATGGACACCGTGAGCCTGCAGGCCGTCACTCTAGCGGACGGATCCACTGCATACATCCAGCAAAACTCCAAATCAGCCTTTTCGGATGGACAGGTCATGGACGGCCAGGTCATCCAGCTGGAGGACGGCTCGGCGGCCTACATTCAGCATGTGTCGATGCCCAAAGGAG TTTTAGGAGGGGACAGTTTACAGCTTGAAGATGGACAAGCAGTTCAGCTGGAAGACGGAACAACTGCCTACATCCACACACCCAAAG ATGCATATGACCAAAGCGGCCTGCAGGAGGTGCAGCTGGAGGACGGCAGCACCGCCTACATCCAGCACACGGTGCACATGCCCCAGTCCAGCACCATCCTGGCCATTCAGGCTGACAGCACCATCGCGGACCTGCAGGCCGAGGCTATGGCCATCGACCCCGAGACCATCAGCGTGCTAGAACAGTACACCACCAAG GTGGAGAACATTGAAAACCCTTTGGGTTCCTTCAGCAGATTGGAAGCAGACAATGGCGTCCACATGCGG ATCGTGTTACAGGGTCAAGACAACAGGTTGGGGAGGAGCTCAAACGTAGGAGAGAAGTCTTTCCGCTGTGACTACGAGAGCTGTGGAAAGCTCTACACCACCGCCCACCATCTCaag GTACACGAGCGCTCGCACACTGGAGACAAGCCGTACGTCTGTGACTATTCAAGCTGTGGGAAGAAATTTGCAACAG ggtACGGACTAAAGagtcactcacgcacacacactggggagaagccatatagATGTCAAGAACTGAATTGCTGTAAGTCCTTCAAAACATCTGGGGACCTTCAAAAGCACACAAGGACTCATACAG GAGAGAAGCCTTTCAAATGTCCGATGGACGGCTGCGGCAGATCCTTCACCACCTCCAACATCCGCAAAGTCCACATCCGAACGCACACTGGTGAGCGGCCCTACTACTGCGCCGAGCCCAGCTGTGGCCGCTCGTTTGCCAGTGCCACCAACTACAAGAACCACATGAGAATACACACGG gAGAGAAACCTTATGTCTGCACCGTGCCTGGCTGTGAAAAGCGCTTCACGGAATACTCAAGCCTctacaaacaccatgtggttcACACGCCATGCAAACCCTACAATTGCAACTACTGTGGGAAGACATACAAGCAGATCTCCACACTTGCCATGCACAAACGCACAGCGCACAACGACACAGAGCCcatcgaggaggagcaggaggcctaCTTTGAACCCCCAATAG ACACCATCGATGACCCCAACGCTAGCTACACAACGTCGGTTGTTGAGGCGGACGACTCCGGCTCAGAGCAGGTTCCTGTGGAGGGCTCGGACATGATTTGTCAGCAGCATGTTGCCCTGGTAATGCAGGAGGACAGGACACAACAGCAG GTCAGTATCTCCGAAGCGGACTTACAAGCTGTGGGTGGAACAATCACCATGCTAACCCAAGAAGGCACAACCATAACCATCCCGGCCCACGAACTGACGATGCACGGCGGTCACtcggtcaccatggtaacaacaCTCGGCCCAGATGAACAA GTGGCCATCATGACGCCAGACATGGCTGCGTTTCAAACCGTGGAGGAGGCCGGCTACAGCCAAGAGCAGGATGACATTCATCCCGTCACATTACTTGCCACCTCCAACGGCACTCACATTGCTGTGCAG TTAttcaggaggagaagaagaagaagaagaagaagaagaaggaagacgACCGGAAACGTCTGCCATGTAGTTTAA
- the LOC120812307 gene encoding zinc finger protein 143-like isoform X6, whose translation MATSSPRTLSGSGAVVFLPKSTTISLVLATFRSSSRSMLLAQINRDSQGMAEFHDAAGQPLTLRLTEAVSVSDGDQMESMDTVSLQAVTLADGSTAYIQQNSKSAFSDGQVMDGQVIQLEDGSAAYIQHVSMPKGVLGGDSLQLEDGQAVQLEDGTTAYIHTPKDAYDQSGLQEVQLEDGSTAYIQHTVHMPQSSTILAIQADSTIADLQAEAMAIDPETISVLEQYTTKVENIENPLGSFSRLEADNGVHMRIVLQGQDNRLGRSSNVGEKSFRCDYESCGKLYTTAHHLKVHERSHTGDKPYVCDYSSCGKKFATGYGLKSHSRTHTGEKPYRCQELNCCKSFKTSGDLQKHTRTHTGEKPFKCPMDGCGRSFTTSNIRKVHIRTHTGERPYYCAEPSCGRSFASATNYKNHMRIHTGEKPYVCTVPGCEKRFTEYSSLYKHHVVHTPCKPYNCNYCGKTYKQISTLAMHKRTAHNDTEPIEEEQEAYFEPPIDTIDDPNASYTTSVVEADDSGSEQVPVEGSDMICQQHVALVMQEDRTQQQVSISEADLQAVGGTITMLTQEGTTITIPAHELTMHGGHSVTMVAIMTPDMAAFQTVEEAGYSQEQDDIHPVTLLATSNGTHIAVQLFRRRRRRRRRRRRKTTGNVCHVV comes from the exons atggccacctcctctcccagaaccctcagcggtagcggagctgtcgtcttcctcccgaagtcgaccaccatctctctggtcttggccacgttcaggagcag cagcagaagcatGCTCTTGGCCCAGATAAACCGGGACTCCCAGGGAATGGCAGAGTTTCACGATGCAGCCGGGCAGCCGCTCACCCTCCGCCTGACAGAGGCTGTGAGCGTGTCAG ATGGCGATCAGATGGAGAGCATGGACACCGTGAGCCTGCAGGCCGTCACTCTAGCGGACGGATCCACTGCATACATCCAGCAAAACTCCAAATCAGCCTTTTCGGATGGACAGGTCATGGACGGCCAGGTCATCCAGCTGGAGGACGGCTCGGCGGCCTACATTCAGCATGTGTCGATGCCCAAAGGAG TTTTAGGAGGGGACAGTTTACAGCTTGAAGATGGACAAGCAGTTCAGCTGGAAGACGGAACAACTGCCTACATCCACACACCCAAAG ATGCATATGACCAAAGCGGCCTGCAGGAGGTGCAGCTGGAGGACGGCAGCACCGCCTACATCCAGCACACGGTGCACATGCCCCAGTCCAGCACCATCCTGGCCATTCAGGCTGACAGCACCATCGCGGACCTGCAGGCCGAGGCTATGGCCATCGACCCCGAGACCATCAGCGTGCTAGAACAGTACACCACCAAG GTGGAGAACATTGAAAACCCTTTGGGTTCCTTCAGCAGATTGGAAGCAGACAATGGCGTCCACATGCGG ATCGTGTTACAGGGTCAAGACAACAGGTTGGGGAGGAGCTCAAACGTAGGAGAGAAGTCTTTCCGCTGTGACTACGAGAGCTGTGGAAAGCTCTACACCACCGCCCACCATCTCaag GTACACGAGCGCTCGCACACTGGAGACAAGCCGTACGTCTGTGACTATTCAAGCTGTGGGAAGAAATTTGCAACAG ggtACGGACTAAAGagtcactcacgcacacacactggggagaagccatatagATGTCAAGAACTGAATTGCTGTAAGTCCTTCAAAACATCTGGGGACCTTCAAAAGCACACAAGGACTCATACAG GAGAGAAGCCTTTCAAATGTCCGATGGACGGCTGCGGCAGATCCTTCACCACCTCCAACATCCGCAAAGTCCACATCCGAACGCACACTGGTGAGCGGCCCTACTACTGCGCCGAGCCCAGCTGTGGCCGCTCGTTTGCCAGTGCCACCAACTACAAGAACCACATGAGAATACACACGG gAGAGAAACCTTATGTCTGCACCGTGCCTGGCTGTGAAAAGCGCTTCACGGAATACTCAAGCCTctacaaacaccatgtggttcACACGCCATGCAAACCCTACAATTGCAACTACTGTGGGAAGACATACAAGCAGATCTCCACACTTGCCATGCACAAACGCACAGCGCACAACGACACAGAGCCcatcgaggaggagcaggaggcctaCTTTGAACCCCCAATAG ACACCATCGATGACCCCAACGCTAGCTACACAACGTCGGTTGTTGAGGCGGACGACTCCGGCTCAGAGCAGGTTCCTGTGGAGGGCTCGGACATGATTTGTCAGCAGCATGTTGCCCTGGTAATGCAGGAGGACAGGACACAACAGCAG GTCAGTATCTCCGAAGCGGACTTACAAGCTGTGGGTGGAACAATCACCATGCTAACCCAAGAAGGCACAACCATAACCATCCCGGCCCACGAACTGACGATGCACGGCGGTCACtcggtcaccatg GTGGCCATCATGACGCCAGACATGGCTGCGTTTCAAACCGTGGAGGAGGCCGGCTACAGCCAAGAGCAGGATGACATTCATCCCGTCACATTACTTGCCACCTCCAACGGCACTCACATTGCTGTGCAG TTAttcaggaggagaagaagaagaagaagaagaagaagaaggaagacgACCGGAAACGTCTGCCATGTAGTTTAA
- the LOC120812307 gene encoding zinc finger protein 143-like isoform X9 translates to MLLAQINRDSQGMAEFHDAAGQPLTLRLTEAVSVSDGDQMESMDTVSLQAVTLADGSTAYIQQNSKSAFSDGQVMDGQVIQLEDGSAAYIQHVSMPKGVLGGDSLQLEDGQAVQLEDGTTAYIHTPKDAYDQSGLQEVQLEDGSTAYIQHTVHMPQSSTILAIQADSTIADLQAEAMAIDPETISVLEQYTTKVENIENPLGSFSRLEADNGVHMRIVLQGQDNRLGRSSNVGEKSFRCDYESCGKLYTTAHHLKVHERSHTGDKPYVCDYSSCGKKFATGYGLKSHSRTHTGEKPYRCQELNCCKSFKTSGDLQKHTRTHTGEKPFKCPMDGCGRSFTTSNIRKVHIRTHTGERPYYCAEPSCGRSFASATNYKNHMRIHTGEKPYVCTVPGCEKRFTEYSSLYKHHVVHTPCKPYNCNYCGKTYKQISTLAMHKRTAHNDTEPIEEEQEAYFEPPIDTIDDPNASYTTSVVEADDSGSEQVPVEGSDMICQQHVALVMQEDRTQQQVSISEADLQAVGGTITMLTQEGTTITIPAHELTMHGGHSVTMVTTLGPDEQVAIMTPDMAAFQTVEEAGYSQEQDDIHPVTLLATSNGTHIAVQLFRRRRRRRRRRRRKTTGNVCHVV, encoded by the exons atGCTCTTGGCCCAGATAAACCGGGACTCCCAGGGAATGGCAGAGTTTCACGATGCAGCCGGGCAGCCGCTCACCCTCCGCCTGACAGAGGCTGTGAGCGTGTCAG ATGGCGATCAGATGGAGAGCATGGACACCGTGAGCCTGCAGGCCGTCACTCTAGCGGACGGATCCACTGCATACATCCAGCAAAACTCCAAATCAGCCTTTTCGGATGGACAGGTCATGGACGGCCAGGTCATCCAGCTGGAGGACGGCTCGGCGGCCTACATTCAGCATGTGTCGATGCCCAAAGGAG TTTTAGGAGGGGACAGTTTACAGCTTGAAGATGGACAAGCAGTTCAGCTGGAAGACGGAACAACTGCCTACATCCACACACCCAAAG ATGCATATGACCAAAGCGGCCTGCAGGAGGTGCAGCTGGAGGACGGCAGCACCGCCTACATCCAGCACACGGTGCACATGCCCCAGTCCAGCACCATCCTGGCCATTCAGGCTGACAGCACCATCGCGGACCTGCAGGCCGAGGCTATGGCCATCGACCCCGAGACCATCAGCGTGCTAGAACAGTACACCACCAAG GTGGAGAACATTGAAAACCCTTTGGGTTCCTTCAGCAGATTGGAAGCAGACAATGGCGTCCACATGCGG ATCGTGTTACAGGGTCAAGACAACAGGTTGGGGAGGAGCTCAAACGTAGGAGAGAAGTCTTTCCGCTGTGACTACGAGAGCTGTGGAAAGCTCTACACCACCGCCCACCATCTCaag GTACACGAGCGCTCGCACACTGGAGACAAGCCGTACGTCTGTGACTATTCAAGCTGTGGGAAGAAATTTGCAACAG ggtACGGACTAAAGagtcactcacgcacacacactggggagaagccatatagATGTCAAGAACTGAATTGCTGTAAGTCCTTCAAAACATCTGGGGACCTTCAAAAGCACACAAGGACTCATACAG GAGAGAAGCCTTTCAAATGTCCGATGGACGGCTGCGGCAGATCCTTCACCACCTCCAACATCCGCAAAGTCCACATCCGAACGCACACTGGTGAGCGGCCCTACTACTGCGCCGAGCCCAGCTGTGGCCGCTCGTTTGCCAGTGCCACCAACTACAAGAACCACATGAGAATACACACGG gAGAGAAACCTTATGTCTGCACCGTGCCTGGCTGTGAAAAGCGCTTCACGGAATACTCAAGCCTctacaaacaccatgtggttcACACGCCATGCAAACCCTACAATTGCAACTACTGTGGGAAGACATACAAGCAGATCTCCACACTTGCCATGCACAAACGCACAGCGCACAACGACACAGAGCCcatcgaggaggagcaggaggcctaCTTTGAACCCCCAATAG ACACCATCGATGACCCCAACGCTAGCTACACAACGTCGGTTGTTGAGGCGGACGACTCCGGCTCAGAGCAGGTTCCTGTGGAGGGCTCGGACATGATTTGTCAGCAGCATGTTGCCCTGGTAATGCAGGAGGACAGGACACAACAGCAG GTCAGTATCTCCGAAGCGGACTTACAAGCTGTGGGTGGAACAATCACCATGCTAACCCAAGAAGGCACAACCATAACCATCCCGGCCCACGAACTGACGATGCACGGCGGTCACtcggtcaccatggtaacaacaCTCGGCCCAGATGAACAA GTGGCCATCATGACGCCAGACATGGCTGCGTTTCAAACCGTGGAGGAGGCCGGCTACAGCCAAGAGCAGGATGACATTCATCCCGTCACATTACTTGCCACCTCCAACGGCACTCACATTGCTGTGCAG TTAttcaggaggagaagaagaagaagaagaagaagaagaaggaagacgACCGGAAACGTCTGCCATGTAGTTTAA